Genomic segment of Kibdelosporangium phytohabitans:
CGGGCCTTGGCCGGGTCGGCTGGTCGCCCGCCGTGCCGGTGCGGCTCAGCGCCGTGCGCACCGGCGGGTGCGTGACGGACGAACAACGTCACGGTCACGCTGTCGGTGAACCCGCTGCGCCGCATCAGCCCGGCCGAGGCGCTGTTGGTCTGCTCGACGTCGGTGATCACCCGGGTGGCGCCCGCGGCGAACAACGCGGCACAGGACGTGTCCAGCAGCTTGCGTGCCAGTCCCTTGCCCTGGTGGGCCGGATCGACCGCGATCCATTCCACGTAACCCCAGTCCTCGCGCTCGTCGTAGGACATCGACCCGAGCACGAACCCCGCCACGCGACCGCCGATCTCGGCGACCCGGCACGCGTCGGGCTGCGTGTCCAAATGCGCCGCGACGCTCGTCAGCGACCACGAGGTGTAGGGCATCGCGGACACGTCGAACACCCGGTGGCCAAGGTCCAGCACGCCGGCCAGGTGCGCCAGCCGCATCGGCGCCAGTGCCGCCCCGTCATCGCTCACGATCCTCGACGCTCCCTTGTGGACCACGGTCGTCCGCCACTGTAGCCCGTCCCGATCGGCCGCACGTTTGGGCGATTCACGGACAGATCGATCGATGACAAGGTGTTCGGCGTGGATGTGGGAGGCTTGATCGGGGCACGGGTCAGCAGGCTCGAGGACGTCCGGCTGCTCACCGGGCGCGCGCAGTTCATCGACGACGTGCGGCTGCCGGGGACGCTGGAGGCCGCGATCCTGCGCAGTCCGGTCCCGCACGCGCGGATCCGGTCCATCGACGTCAGCGCGGCGGCGGCACTGCCCGGCGTGTCCGCGGTGGTGACCGGAGCCGACGTCAAAGCGGCCGTCCGCGGGCCGCAGCCGGTGACCTGGCGGACCATCCCGGACATGTTCTACCCGCGGACGTACGCACTGGCCGTGGACAAGGTGACCTACCCGGGTCAAGGTGTCGCGGCGGTCGCGGCCAAGGACCGGGCGGTGGCCGAGGACGCGCTGGAGCTGATCGACGTCCAGTACGAAGAGCTGCCGGTGGTGAGCACGCTCGAACAGGCCCTCGCCGAGGACGCGCCACGGCTGTTCGACGAGTGGCCGAGCAACGTGCTGGGCCGGACGGCCGTCCGCAAGGGCGACGCGGCCACCGCGTTCGCCGAGGCCGATCTCGTGCTCGGTGCAGAGTTCCGGTTCCCGCGCCAGATGGGCACGCCGCTGGAGACGCGCGGCGTGGTCGCGACGTGGGATCCGTTCACCGAACGGCTCGACGTGTGGCTCACGACCCAGGCGCCCAACATCGCGCAGGCGTCGTTCGGCGAGGTGCTGGGCCTGCCGGTGGGCAAGATCCGGGTCCGCACGCCCGACCTGGGCGGCGGGTTCGGCAACAAGTTCGACTTCTACGGCGACGAGGTCGTCGCCTGCGTCCTGTCGCGCCGCACCGGCAAACCGGTCAAGCTGATCGAGGACCGGGCCGAGAGTTTCGTGGCGACCGTGCATTCCCGTGAGCAGAAGGTCGACGTCGAGATCGCGGCCCGTGCCGACGGCACGATCACGGGCATGCGCGGCACGGTCCACGGCGTGCTCGGTGGGGCGCTGGGCACGGCCGGGCTGGGCCCGTGCTGGGTGACCGCCGCGTCCGTGACCGGGCCGTACGACATCGCGGCGCTGGACATGAACCTCGTCGGTGTCGCGACCAACCGGAGCCCCTACGGCTCGTTCCGCGGGTACGGCCTGCCCAAGTCGAACTTCGTGCACGAGCACATGGTCGAACTGCTCGCCAAACGGCTCGGCATGGCCGCGCACGACGTCCGCCGCAAGAACTTCATCAAGCGATTCCCCTACCAGAGCCCGGTTTTCGTCTTCGACAGCGGCCGGTACGACGAATGCCTCGAGCTGTGCCTCGCCGCGGTCCGCGACGCGGGGTGGGACCGGATCCGGCAGCAGGCCCGGTCGCGGGGCGCCGCGGTCGGCATCGGGTACTCGTTCCAGAACGAGGTCACCGGCCTCGGGCCGAGCCGGATCCAGAACCTGGCCGGATCGGCGCACTCCGGTTTCGACGAGGAGGTGGTCCGGATCGACTCGACCGGGCACGTGACCGTCCACACCGGACTGTCCGCGATGGGGCAGGGCATCCACACGGCCCTCGCGCAGGTCGCGGCCGACACGCTCGGCGTGCCGCTCGACCACGTCACGGTCCTCTCCGGTGACACGGATGCCAGTCCGTACAGCGGATACGGCACAGGCGCCAGCCGCGGCGCCCCGCTCGGCGGCGCCGCTGTGCGGACGGCCGCGACCCGGCTGAAGGCCAAGGTGCTGCGGATCGCCGGGCACATCCTGGAGGCGTCACCGGACGACCTGGTCATCGCGGACGGTGTCATCGCCGTGCGTGGCGTGCCCGGCAGGACCGTCACGATGGCGGAGATCGGCGACGCGGCGTACCGGCGGCTCAACGGCCGCCTGCCGGAGGACGAGACGCCGACGCTGGAAGAACGCGAGGTCTACGACCCGGTCAACGTCGCCACGGCCTTCGCCTGCACGGCGGTGCTCGCCGAGGTCGACCGGGAAACCGGTGTGGTCACCCTGCTCGGCTACCTGATCGCGCACGACTGCGGGACCGTGATCAACCCGATGATCGTGGACGGCCAGCTGCACGGCGGTGCGGCGCAGGCCATCGGCGGCGCGTTGTACGAGGAACTCGTCTACGACGCCGACGGGCGGATGCGGACACGGACCTTCACCGACTACCTCCTGCCGTCCGCCACCGAGGTTCCGCCCATGGCGGTCCGCCACATGGCCACGCCGTCGGAGCACATCCCCGGCGGTTTCAAGGGAATGGGGGAGTCCGGCGTGATCGGCGGCGGTGCGGCGATCGTGGCCGCGCTGCCCGAGCACGACCTGGAGATCACCTCGCTGCCGATCACGCCACCGCGACTGCTCGCCGCGATGCGGAAGGCAACCAGCCGATGAAGGCGGCGGCCTTCGACTACCTGCGCGCGGCCACGATCGAGGAGGCCGCCGAGGCGTCAGCCGGTGCGAACACCGCGGTGCTCGCGGGTGGCCAGAGCCTCGTGCCGTTGCTGAACATGCGCTTGGCCCGGCCCAGCCTGCTGGTCGACATCAACCACCTGACCGACCTGTCATACCTGCGCCGGGACAACGGCAACCTCGTGATCGGCGCCATGACCCGGCACCGCGCGGCCGAGACGTCCGCACTCGCCGGACAGGACGTGCCACTGCTCACCGCGGCACTGGGCCACGTCGGCCACGTGTCGATCCGCAACCGAGGGACCGTCGGCGGCAGCCTCGCCCACGCCGACCCCGCCGCCGAACTGCCCGCCGTAGCCGTCGCCCTGGACGCGTCCCTCAGAGCACAAAGTGCCCACGGCGTCAGGGACATCGCGGCCCGTGACTTCTTCGTCGGCCCGAACAGGACCGCGCTGAGACCCGGGGAACTGCTGGTGTCGGTGAGCTTCCCGGTGCTGCAGGCGGGTTTTTCCGTGCAGGAACTGGCTTTTCGCGGCCAGGATCTCGCACTGGTCCTCGTCGTCGCCGCGGTGACGGTCGAGGACGGACACTGCACACAGGCCCGCATCGCGGTCGGCGGCGCGGGGCCGACCCCGATCCGCGCCACGTCGGTGGAACAGGCACTGGTCGGCCGTGCGCTGACCGACGCCCTGATCACCGAAGCCGCGGCCGAACTGTCCTGCGACCCACCCGACTCGATCCACGCGCCCGCGTCGTACCGCCGTGAAATGGCCACGGTGCTGACACGCAGGGCAATCCGAACGGCGGTGCACCCGTGAAGGTCTCATTGACGGTCAACGGCGAACCTGTCAGCGCCTCGTGTGAACCCCGCCGCACCCTCGCCGACTTCCTCCGCCACGACCTCGGCTACACCGGCGTGCACGTCGGCTGCGAACACGGCGTCTGCGGCTCGTGCACCGTCACCGTCGACGGCGCGACGGCCCGCTCGTGCTGCATGCTGGCTGTCCAAGCCGAAGGCATGGCGATCATCACCATCGAAGGCCTGGCGGCGGGCGGTGAACTCGACCCGCTGCAGAAGGCGTTCCGCGAACACCACGGCCTGCAATGCGGATTCTGCACGCCCGGGATGCTCGCCACAGCCCACGAACTGCTCAGGGACGACCCCGACCCGACCGACGCCGAGATCCGCGCCGCGATCTCCGGAAACCTCTGCCGCTGCACCGGTTACCAGTTCATCGTGGACGCCGTCAAAGCCGCCGCCCGGGACCGCCGCGCTCAGCCGACTCACCGTTGCGAGTCAGCCGTGAACCGCCCGGCGACGTGACACACGGGAAAGGTCAGGTCAGCGGCTGCGGCAGAGCGGCTTGCTCCGGCGATTCCCCGGAGCCCACGTGGCCCGCCGCCACGGTGAGTGCGGAAACCGGGAAGACGGTCCGCTCGAAGAAGAGAAACCGGCCACCCGGATCGCAGACGGACACACCGGCGCTCTCATGCCAGTACTCGCCGCCTTCCGGAACCCTCCAACTCATCGCGGGATCGACGACGACCCGGCGCTCGTTGTACCGCGCAGACACGGCAGTAGAAGACTGCGCTGCCGTTGCGTGATGTCCGCTCGACAGCCTCATAGGTGGTGGTCGGGAAGCGGTCTTCAGCCCATACCGGACCTGCGGGGGCGTGACCGCCGCGCAACTGGCCGACGGCGAGCACATCGACGACGAGATCCGCATGCTCGACCCAGCGGTGCGTGATCCCGACCAGGTCATCCGCGATACCCGGCTCCCCGGCCAGGGCAGCGACGTCGCCGTCCGATGCGAGACGTACCCGCGGCAGTTCCCTGATCTCGACGGCTGGCCGGCTCCTGCTGATCCATCCGCCTGCAACGCTATGACCAGCGGGAACGTGGTGTCAGTGGTCGTGTCAGGGGCAGAACAGGGCGGTGTCAGGCCGGCCGATCACGGTATGCCCATGACGAGTTCAGCGATTGTTGCTTCGGGGCTGAAGAAGGCCTACGGGGACAAGGTCGTGCTCGCCGGCATCGACCTCGATGTCCGCGCGGGTTCGGTTTTCGCCCTGCTCGGCCCGAACGGAGCGGGCAAGACGACCACGGTCAACGTGCTGACCACGCTGGCCAGTGCGGACAGTGGCACTGTGCGGGTCGCCGGGTACGACATCGTGTCCGACACCAAGAAGGTGCGGGCCGCCATCGGGGTCACGGGTCAGTTCGCCTCCGTCGACGAACTGCTCTCCGGCGAGGAGAACCTGCAGCTGATGGCCGACCTGCACCGGCTCCGGGGCAGTGCGGGCAAGCGCGTCGTGCGGCAGTTGCTGAAGCGGTTCGACCTCGAGGAGTCGGCGGGCAAGCTGGCGTCGACCTACTCCGGCGGCATGCGGCGCAAGCTGGACCTGGCCATGACGCTGGTCGGCAGGCCGCGGATCATCTTCCTCGACGAGCCGACCACCGGGCTGGACCCGCGCAGCCGCCGCACGATGTGGGGCATCGTGCGTGAACTGGTCGCCGACGGCATGACCATCTTGCTCACCACCCAGTACCTCGAGGAGGCCGACCAGCTCGCGGACAGGATCGCCGTGCTCGACCAGGGCCTGCTGGTCGCCGAAGGCAGCCCTGAGCAGCTCAAGCGGCAGATTCCCGGTGGCCACATCCGGTTGCGGTTCGCCGGCGCCGAGCAGCTCGGTGCCGCGGCACGGGTCCTGGCCGGCTCCACTGTGGACCTGGACGCCCTGGTCCTGCGTGTCCCGAGCGACGGTGGCGTCAAGTCGGTGCGGGCTGTGCTCGACCGGCTCGACGAGTACGCCGTCGACGTCGAGGAGTTCACCGTGCACATGCCGGACCTCGACGACGTTTTCCTCGCCCTCACCGGTCACTCGAGCACGGAGGTCACTTCCCGATGAACACCGATGCCGCGATCATGTTGCGCCGCAACTTCAAGCACACCGTCCGCAACCCCGTCACCCTGTTCAACGCGGTCTTCCTGCCGGTCCTGATGATGTTGATGTTCGTCTACGTCTTCGGGGACGCGTTCAGCGTCGGCGGCGGCGACTACATCAACTACGCGACGCCCGGCATGCTCATGATGACCCTCGCGTACGGCCTGTCCGCCACCGCGGTCGCGGTCAACTCGGACATGACCAAGGGCATCATCAACCGGTTCAAGGTCATGGACGTCTCCCGCGGCGCGGTGCTGACGGGGCACGTCGTGTCCACTGTGGTCCGCACGGTCGCCGCGCTCACGGTCATCCTCGGCGTGGCGTTCCTGATGGGCTTCAGCCCGGCCGCGTCCTTCCCGCAGTGGCTGGCCGCGATCGGCGTCCTCCTGCTCACCAGCATCGCGGTCAGCTGGCTGGTCGTGGCCATGGGACTCGCCGCGAAGACGCAGGAATCCGCCGGGTTCGCCAGCGTCCCGCTGATCATGCTGCCGTTCTTCAGCAGCGCGATCGTCCCCGCCGACAAGATGGGCCCCGGCGTCCGGGAGTTCGCCGAGTACCAGCCGTTCACGCCGATCATCGAGTCGGTGCGCGGCCTGCTCAACGGCACACCGTCCACCGGGCACACGATCGCCGCGATCGCCTGGTGCGTGGGGATCACTGTCGTCGGTTACGTGTGGGCGCGGCGGAAGTTCACGAAGCGAGCGTGACCGCGGCCAGCTCGCGCCAGTCCGCCTCCGCCCCCTCCTGAGTCGCCTCGGTGAACCGCGAGTCACCGAGGCGGTTTCGCACGTCCCCCTCGATCCGGCGCACGTCCGGCTGTGACCGGTCCTGCACACCGCGCACGCTGTGGCTCGCCGCCAGCAGCCGCGCGGCCTGCTCGTACTCTTCCTTGCGCAGCGCCAGATCCGCGATCCCGACGAGGGCCTGCGCGAGCAGTGTCGCCTGCGCCGAGTCGGCCGCGACCTCGAAAGCCGTGGCACGGTGCCGCGTGGCCTCGTCGATGTCGTCGGCGAGGTATCCGAGGATGTCATGGGCCAGCGCGCGGACGGATCCCTGCCTGGCCTTCTCGCCCATCAAGTTCATCGCGATGTCGAGCTGCCGGTATGCCTGCGCGATGTCGCCGCTCCAGCGCGCGAGCTCCGCACTGGCCAGTGCCAGCTCCACCAACGCGTCCGGCCACGCGACCTGTTCGCCGTACCGCTGCGCCTCGGCCATCGCCGCCGCGCTGGCTTTCTCGTCGCCGGCCAGCCAGAACAGCTGGGCCTGCCGGGAGCGCATCGCCACGATGTCGTCGATGGCACCGACCTCGGTGACGACCGCGATCGCCTGTTCGTAGTAGTCGCACGCACCGGCGAACTCACCGCGCACGGCGATCCGATCAGCCAGTTGCGTCAGTGCGAACGAGATGCCCCACCGCTCGCCGATCGCGCGGAACTCGGCGATCGCCGTCTCCAGGTACTCGTCCGCGTCCTGGCCGAGCATGACCCGGTGCTTGCCGCACTGCAACCGGGCCACGGCGCGTACCCACGGGTCGTCGTCGGTCAGCAGCGGCTCGAACGCGGACAGCAACGCGTCCGGCCCGTGCAGCAGGCGCTCCAGCGCGCCGACGAACTTCAGGACCGTGTCACGGCTGTCGGTGCGCCTGCTCAACTCGTGGGCTTTGCGGATCCACTCCTGCACCTGTTCCGGTTCGGTCCGGCCGGCGGTCATGAACATCGCCAGGAACCCGAACGCCTTGGCCTTCACGGCGGCGTCCGCCTCGCCGGGCATGTCGGTCGCGGCGATGAGCAGTTCGCTGCCTTCGACCTTGTGCCCGCTGAACCACCAGTACCAGCTGCCGACGGATGCGAGCCGCATCGCCCCGTTCGCGTCGGCCGCCGCCAGCGCCCCGCGTACCGCGGCGGTGATGTTGTCGTGCTCGACTTCGAGCGTGGCCAACCAGCTCAGCTGGTCGGCGCGGCGCAGGTGCGGCTCCGCGGTCTCGACGAGTTCGGTGTAGTACGCCAGGTGCGCCTTGCGCGCCAGGTCCGACTCGCCCGCTTCCTCGAGCCGCTGCCCGGCGTACTCCTTGACCATGCCGAGCAACCGGTAGCGCGGGGCGCCCACGCCGTCGACGACCACCAGCGACTTCTCGGTCAACGCGGTCAGCAGCTCCAGGACCTCCCACGACTCGACCGCCTCGCCCGCGCAGACTCGCTCGGCCGCTTCCAGGCCCGCGCCGCCCGCGAACGCCGACAGCCTGCGCAGGACCACCCGCTCGGCGTCGGAGAGCAGTTCCCAGCTCCAGTCGATCACCGCGCGCAGCGTCCGGTGCCGCGGCAAGGCGGTGCGGCTGCCGCCGGTCAGCAACCGGAACCGGTCGTCGAGCCGGTTGGCGAGCTGCTCCACGGTCATCGTGCGCAGCCGGGCCGCGGCGAGTTCGATGGCCAGCGGCATCCCGTCCAGCGCCCGGCAGATGCGTGCCATGGTCGCCAGCACGTGCGCGTCGGCGCCGAGGTCCGTCCGCACGGCACTCGCCCGGTCGCGCAGCAGCCGGACAGCGGGGGAGGACTCGATCGCGCCCGGGTCGTCCTGCGCGGGCAACGCCAGTGGCACGACCTGCCACAGCGCCTCACCGGTGATGCCGAGCGGCTCCCGGCTCGTCGTGAGGATCCGCAACCGGCGGCATTCCCCGAGCGCGCGGTGGGCGAAGGTCGCCGCCGACTCGATCACGTGCTCGCAGTTGTCCAGGATCAGCAGCACCTGCCGGTCCCGGATGGCGGCGATGACCCGCTCGGTCGGGTCCGCGTCCGGTGGTCCGCTGAGCAGCCCGTCACGCTGGCCGAGCGCGGCCAGCGTCGCCTGCCCCACGTCACCGCCCGGCACGATGGACGCGAGTTCCACCAGGCAGGCGCCGTCCGGCAGGTCCGTGAGCAGCGTGCGCACGGTTTCCGTGGCCAGCCTGGTCTTTCCCGAGCCGCCGGGGCCGATCAGCGTGGTGAGCCGGTGGCCGGCGACGAGCTCGCGGACCGCGACGACATCCGCGGCCCGGCCGATGAAGTTGGTCAGCTCGGCACGCAGGTTGCTGCTGCGGCTGTCGTCCTCCTGCCGTCCCACCTCGCCACGCAACAGCGCGACGTGCAGCGCGGACAACTCCGGCGAGGGGTCGGCGCCGAGCTCGTCGGCGAGGGCCTCCCGCGCACGCTGGTACACCATCAGCGCCTCGTTGCTCCGGCCCGCCGCGCCGAGCGCCCGCATCAGCGCGCCGACCAGCCGCTCGCGCACGGGGTGCGCCGCGACGAGTTCCGTCAGCTCGGCGACCATGGCCGCGCCGCGGCCGAGGCGGATCTCCGCCTCGAACCGATCCTCCAGCGCACCGAGGCGCAGACCGTCGAGCCGGACTACCGCCGCGTCGAACGCATCGCTGTCCTGCAGTCCGACGTCCTGCATGGCCGCGCCACGCCACAACCCGAGGGCTTCACGCAGGAGGCTCGCCTGCTGGGCGTCGTCGCCACCGCGTGCTTGCGCGAGCAGGCGCTCGAACCGCACGGCGTCAACGGAATCGGGGTCGACCACCAGCCGGTAGCCGCCGACCTGACCGTCGACCGCCTCGCCCGGCAGCACCCTGCGCAGGCGAGAAGCCAAGCGCTGCAAGGCGTTCGCCGCGTCAGCCGGTGGGTTCTCGCCCCAGATCCAGTCGATCAGCGTCGTTTTCTGGACCACACGGCCGGGATCGAGCGCGAGCGCGATCAACAACGCGCGCAACCGGGCACCCGGCACATCCGCCGAGCCACCATCGCCAGTGTGGACCTCGAATGGTCCCAGCATCCCGATCCGCACCCGGTCAATCTAGTCATGGCCGCCGCGCGGGCCACCAACCAGGCCGGGTCATCCACCGGTGTCTGAGCCGTGTCAGGCGCGTGTCAGCTCTGGCGGCGAGAGTTGCCGCACCCACCACGAGAGGACACCCGATGAGCCAGACGGTTCCCGTCCCGCAGAGCCTGCCCGTGCACCGCGACGTGAGCCCGTTCGACCCGCCGAGCGCGATCGCGAGGATGCGCGACGAACGCCCGGTCAGTCCGATGGTCTTCCCCGACGGGCACGAGGGCTGGGTCGTCACCGGCTACGAGGAGGCCCGCCAGATGCTGGCCGACACGCGGTTCAGCTCACGCCAGGACATCGGCATCATCCACGTGCCGTTCGAGACGCCCGGCATGCCGGTCCTGACCGAACCGCCCCCGCAGACGCCCGGCCTGTTCGTGGCCATGGACGCGCCGGACCACACCCGGCTGCGGCGCAAGCTCATCGGTGCCTTCACGGTCAAGCGGATGAAGCAGCTGGAGGACCACATCGTCGAGGTCGCCGAGCGGCAGCTGGACGAACTGGCGCGGCTGACCCCGCCGGTGGACCTGGTCGAGGAGTTCGCGCTGCCGGTGCCGTCGCTCGTGATCTGCGAGCTGCTCGGCGTCCCCTACGCCGACCGGGAGACCTTCCAGGTCAACTCCGCCCAGTTCCTGGTCAAGGACCAGACGCTGGAGGCGAAGATGGCCGCGTACGGCGCGATGACCACGTTCCTCGCCCAGCTGGTGACCGCCAAACGCGCCGAGCCCGGCGACGACATCCTGTCCGACCTGGCCCGCGACGACGACCTGTCGGTCGATGAACTGGTCGGGATCGCCTTCCTGCTGCTGCTCGCCGGCCACGAGACCACGGCCAACATGCTGGCGCTGGGCACGTTCGCGCTGCTGGAGAACCCGCGGCAGCTGGCCGAGCTGCGGGCCGACCCGGACCTGATGCCGGGTGCCGTCGAGGAACTCATGCGCTACCTGTCCGTCGCCGACATCTTCTACCGCTACGCCGTGGACGACATCGAG
This window contains:
- a CDS encoding (2Fe-2S)-binding protein; amino-acid sequence: MKVSLTVNGEPVSASCEPRRTLADFLRHDLGYTGVHVGCEHGVCGSCTVTVDGATARSCCMLAVQAEGMAIITIEGLAAGGELDPLQKAFREHHGLQCGFCTPGMLATAHELLRDDPDPTDAEIRAAISGNLCRCTGYQFIVDAVKAAARDRRAQPTHRCESAVNRPAT
- a CDS encoding FAD binding domain-containing protein: MKAAAFDYLRAATIEEAAEASAGANTAVLAGGQSLVPLLNMRLARPSLLVDINHLTDLSYLRRDNGNLVIGAMTRHRAAETSALAGQDVPLLTAALGHVGHVSIRNRGTVGGSLAHADPAAELPAVAVALDASLRAQSAHGVRDIAARDFFVGPNRTALRPGELLVSVSFPVLQAGFSVQELAFRGQDLALVLVVAAVTVEDGHCTQARIAVGGAGPTPIRATSVEQALVGRALTDALITEAAAELSCDPPDSIHAPASYRREMATVLTRRAIRTAVHP
- a CDS encoding BTAD domain-containing putative transcriptional regulator → MRIGMLGPFEVHTGDGGSADVPGARLRALLIALALDPGRVVQKTTLIDWIWGENPPADAANALQRLASRLRRVLPGEAVDGQVGGYRLVVDPDSVDAVRFERLLAQARGGDDAQQASLLREALGLWRGAAMQDVGLQDSDAFDAAVVRLDGLRLGALEDRFEAEIRLGRGAAMVAELTELVAAHPVRERLVGALMRALGAAGRSNEALMVYQRAREALADELGADPSPELSALHVALLRGEVGRQEDDSRSSNLRAELTNFIGRAADVVAVRELVAGHRLTTLIGPGGSGKTRLATETVRTLLTDLPDGACLVELASIVPGGDVGQATLAALGQRDGLLSGPPDADPTERVIAAIRDRQVLLILDNCEHVIESAATFAHRALGECRRLRILTTSREPLGITGEALWQVVPLALPAQDDPGAIESSPAVRLLRDRASAVRTDLGADAHVLATMARICRALDGMPLAIELAAARLRTMTVEQLANRLDDRFRLLTGGSRTALPRHRTLRAVIDWSWELLSDAERVVLRRLSAFAGGAGLEAAERVCAGEAVESWEVLELLTALTEKSLVVVDGVGAPRYRLLGMVKEYAGQRLEEAGESDLARKAHLAYYTELVETAEPHLRRADQLSWLATLEVEHDNITAAVRGALAAADANGAMRLASVGSWYWWFSGHKVEGSELLIAATDMPGEADAAVKAKAFGFLAMFMTAGRTEPEQVQEWIRKAHELSRRTDSRDTVLKFVGALERLLHGPDALLSAFEPLLTDDDPWVRAVARLQCGKHRVMLGQDADEYLETAIAEFRAIGERWGISFALTQLADRIAVRGEFAGACDYYEQAIAVVTEVGAIDDIVAMRSRQAQLFWLAGDEKASAAAMAEAQRYGEQVAWPDALVELALASAELARWSGDIAQAYRQLDIAMNLMGEKARQGSVRALAHDILGYLADDIDEATRHRATAFEVAADSAQATLLAQALVGIADLALRKEEYEQAARLLAASHSVRGVQDRSQPDVRRIEGDVRNRLGDSRFTEATQEGAEADWRELAAVTLAS
- a CDS encoding GNAT family N-acetyltransferase codes for the protein MSDDGAALAPMRLAHLAGVLDLGHRVFDVSAMPYTSWSLTSVAAHLDTQPDACRVAEIGGRVAGFVLGSMSYDEREDWGYVEWIAVDPAHQGKGLARKLLDTSCAALFAAGATRVITDVEQTNSASAGLMRRSGFTDSVTVTLFVRHAPAGAHGAEPHRHGGRPADPAKARLHAAARPPRRV
- a CDS encoding NUDIX domain-containing protein, which gives rise to MSWRVPEGGEYWHESAGVSVCDPGGRFLFFERTVFPVSALTVAAGHVGSGESPEQAALPQPLT
- a CDS encoding xanthine dehydrogenase family protein molybdopterin-binding subunit codes for the protein MDVGGLIGARVSRLEDVRLLTGRAQFIDDVRLPGTLEAAILRSPVPHARIRSIDVSAAAALPGVSAVVTGADVKAAVRGPQPVTWRTIPDMFYPRTYALAVDKVTYPGQGVAAVAAKDRAVAEDALELIDVQYEELPVVSTLEQALAEDAPRLFDEWPSNVLGRTAVRKGDAATAFAEADLVLGAEFRFPRQMGTPLETRGVVATWDPFTERLDVWLTTQAPNIAQASFGEVLGLPVGKIRVRTPDLGGGFGNKFDFYGDEVVACVLSRRTGKPVKLIEDRAESFVATVHSREQKVDVEIAARADGTITGMRGTVHGVLGGALGTAGLGPCWVTAASVTGPYDIAALDMNLVGVATNRSPYGSFRGYGLPKSNFVHEHMVELLAKRLGMAAHDVRRKNFIKRFPYQSPVFVFDSGRYDECLELCLAAVRDAGWDRIRQQARSRGAAVGIGYSFQNEVTGLGPSRIQNLAGSAHSGFDEEVVRIDSTGHVTVHTGLSAMGQGIHTALAQVAADTLGVPLDHVTVLSGDTDASPYSGYGTGASRGAPLGGAAVRTAATRLKAKVLRIAGHILEASPDDLVIADGVIAVRGVPGRTVTMAEIGDAAYRRLNGRLPEDETPTLEEREVYDPVNVATAFACTAVLAEVDRETGVVTLLGYLIAHDCGTVINPMIVDGQLHGGAAQAIGGALYEELVYDADGRMRTRTFTDYLLPSATEVPPMAVRHMATPSEHIPGGFKGMGESGVIGGGAAIVAALPEHDLEITSLPITPPRLLAAMRKATSR
- a CDS encoding cytochrome P450, with product MSQTVPVPQSLPVHRDVSPFDPPSAIARMRDERPVSPMVFPDGHEGWVVTGYEEARQMLADTRFSSRQDIGIIHVPFETPGMPVLTEPPPQTPGLFVAMDAPDHTRLRRKLIGAFTVKRMKQLEDHIVEVAERQLDELARLTPPVDLVEEFALPVPSLVICELLGVPYADRETFQVNSAQFLVKDQTLEAKMAAYGAMTTFLAQLVTAKRAEPGDDILSDLARDDDLSVDELVGIAFLLLLAGHETTANMLALGTFALLENPRQLAELRADPDLMPGAVEELMRYLSVADIFYRYAVDDIELGGEVIGKGSTVVVSLLAANHDPRRFDNPDALDIHRKARGHLSLGHGIHQCLGQQLARIEMRAGFEGLLRRFPALALAVPADEVKLKTDMNIYGVHELPVTWTSTAP
- a CDS encoding ABC transporter permease, producing the protein MNTDAAIMLRRNFKHTVRNPVTLFNAVFLPVLMMLMFVYVFGDAFSVGGGDYINYATPGMLMMTLAYGLSATAVAVNSDMTKGIINRFKVMDVSRGAVLTGHVVSTVVRTVAALTVILGVAFLMGFSPAASFPQWLAAIGVLLLTSIAVSWLVVAMGLAAKTQESAGFASVPLIMLPFFSSAIVPADKMGPGVREFAEYQPFTPIIESVRGLLNGTPSTGHTIAAIAWCVGITVVGYVWARRKFTKRA
- a CDS encoding ATP-binding cassette domain-containing protein; this translates as MTSSAIVASGLKKAYGDKVVLAGIDLDVRAGSVFALLGPNGAGKTTTVNVLTTLASADSGTVRVAGYDIVSDTKKVRAAIGVTGQFASVDELLSGEENLQLMADLHRLRGSAGKRVVRQLLKRFDLEESAGKLASTYSGGMRRKLDLAMTLVGRPRIIFLDEPTTGLDPRSRRTMWGIVRELVADGMTILLTTQYLEEADQLADRIAVLDQGLLVAEGSPEQLKRQIPGGHIRLRFAGAEQLGAAARVLAGSTVDLDALVLRVPSDGGVKSVRAVLDRLDEYAVDVEEFTVHMPDLDDVFLALTGHSSTEVTSR